A genomic stretch from Nitrospirota bacterium includes:
- a CDS encoding DUF3800 domain-containing protein, with the protein MSQIFNVYCDESGHLENDLEKVMVLGAVWCPQEKAREISVRIREIKNRHGLKKDFEIKWTKVSPAKKQFYLDVMDYFFDDGDLHFRALIVPDKSKLRHEEHGQTHDDWYYKMYFDMLKVILSPSAKYRIYLDIKDTRSASKIAKLHEVLCNSLYDFSRAIVERVQTVRSHEIELLQVADLLIGATAYVNRARSGNAGKEALIARMKERSGYALTITTLLREEKVNLFRWHASEAQ; encoded by the coding sequence ATGAGCCAAATCTTTAATGTCTATTGTGATGAAAGCGGTCACCTTGAAAATGACCTTGAAAAGGTAATGGTCTTGGGCGCTGTGTGGTGCCCCCAGGAAAAAGCCAGAGAAATTTCTGTCCGGATTCGGGAGATAAAAAATCGTCATGGACTTAAGAAAGATTTCGAAATCAAATGGACGAAGGTTTCTCCTGCGAAGAAGCAATTTTATCTCGATGTGATGGATTATTTTTTTGACGACGGTGATCTTCATTTCCGGGCTTTGATAGTACCAGATAAATCTAAATTGCGACACGAGGAACATGGCCAGACGCATGATGACTGGTACTACAAGATGTATTTCGACATGCTCAAGGTGATTTTGAGCCCGAGTGCAAAATACCGGATCTATCTGGATATCAAGGATACGAGAAGCGCGTCAAAGATAGCAAAATTGCATGAGGTCTTGTGCAACTCGCTCTATGATTTCTCCCGGGCAATTGTCGAACGAGTTCAAACAGTCCGCTCCCACGAGATTGAACTGTTGCAGGTTGCTGACCTTCTGATCGGCGCTACAGCCTATGTGAACAGGGCACGATCGGGTAATGCCGGTAAGGAGGCTCTGATTGCAAGAATGAAGGAGCGTTCCGGGTATGCGCTTACGATCACCACGCTCCTCCGGGAAGAGAAAGTAAATCTGTTCCGCTGGCACGCATCGGAGGCGCAATAA
- a CDS encoding integrase arm-type DNA-binding domain-containing protein, which yields MLTDIKVKSAKPKEKQYKITDGQGLYLLVTPQGGKLWRFKYRFNNKEKVRAFGTYPEISLADAREKRDAARKLVANDIDPGEVHKAQKKAEQDVTENSFEVVAREWHQKFKQTWAKSHADTTLRRIELNVFPWLGARPIGEIKPPELLSVLRRIESRGAQETAHRVKTICGQIFRYAVATGRAERDPAADLKGALPPAPKTHLAAVTDPKEVANLLKAIDVYQGSFVTKCALQLAPLVFVRPGELRQAQWSEIDLETAEWNIPAARMKMKQAHLVPLSRQAVQILRDIKPLTGSSPYVFPSVRSSARAMSNNAILAALRRMGYTKDEMTGHGFRAMARTILDEILHVRPEYIEHQLAHAVRDPNGRAYNRTAHIEERRKMMQMWSDYLDGLKSGAKVVPFVKAAG from the coding sequence ATGTTGACGGATATAAAAGTCAAAAGCGCAAAGCCGAAAGAGAAACAATACAAAATCACTGACGGTCAGGGACTCTATTTGCTCGTGACGCCTCAAGGCGGGAAGCTTTGGCGCTTCAAGTATCGATTCAACAACAAGGAAAAAGTGCGTGCATTCGGCACCTATCCGGAAATATCTCTTGCTGATGCACGCGAGAAGCGCGACGCTGCGCGTAAGCTAGTCGCAAACGACATCGACCCGGGTGAAGTTCACAAGGCACAGAAGAAGGCCGAGCAGGATGTCACCGAAAACAGCTTCGAAGTCGTGGCGCGTGAGTGGCACCAAAAGTTCAAACAGACTTGGGCCAAGAGTCATGCGGATACGACGTTGCGGCGAATCGAGTTGAATGTGTTCCCCTGGCTCGGCGCGCGCCCGATCGGCGAAATCAAGCCTCCCGAGTTGCTGTCCGTATTGCGCCGCATTGAATCAAGAGGAGCGCAGGAGACAGCGCACCGGGTCAAGACCATATGCGGCCAGATCTTCCGCTATGCAGTGGCGACCGGCAGGGCTGAGCGAGACCCGGCAGCGGACCTGAAAGGCGCATTGCCGCCGGCACCCAAGACCCATCTTGCAGCTGTGACCGATCCGAAGGAGGTAGCGAACCTCCTTAAGGCGATTGACGTTTACCAGGGCTCATTCGTGACTAAATGCGCTCTTCAACTGGCACCGCTGGTTTTCGTCAGGCCCGGCGAACTGAGGCAGGCGCAGTGGTCGGAGATCGATCTTGAAACAGCGGAATGGAATATCCCCGCTGCCAGGATGAAGATGAAACAGGCGCACCTGGTTCCGTTGTCGCGTCAGGCTGTGCAAATTCTCCGGGATATCAAGCCGCTCACCGGCAGCAGTCCGTATGTCTTTCCGTCCGTGCGGTCCTCTGCCCGCGCTATGAGCAACAACGCAATCCTCGCCGCGCTTCGTCGTATGGGATACACTAAAGACGAAATGACCGGCCATGGATTTCGCGCAATGGCCCGGACGATCCTTGACGAAATCCTCCATGTCCGCCCTGAATACATCGAGCATCAACTCGCGCATGCAGTCCGCGACCCGAACGGACGGGCTTACAATCGCACCGCTCACATCGAAGAGCGCAGGAAGATGATGCAGATGTGGAGTGACTACCTGGACGGTTTGAAGTCAGGAGCGAAGGTTGTGCCGTTTGTAAAAGCTGCTGGATGA